The Pontibacter sp. SGAir0037 DNA segment AGATCAAGCACTGCATTCTCTGCAACACTGCCCGCTCTGAATAAGGTTCTTGTTCGTTCTAGTTGCTGCTGTGTCAGAGAGCGTTGAAGTTCAGATGTTTTCATCAACTCATTTGCGAAAAGAATATTCAAATAAGCTGTTACCACTTGAATAGTCACATCATTCTGTGCTGATAAATATTCTTGTTCGCTTGCCTGAAGAAGCAGCCTGTTTTGTTTTATAGCATTCGTTTGCTGAAATCCGGCGAAAAGGGGTAAGTTCGCGCTTAAAGAAAAATTACCTGTTTGAGCGCTTTGTGTAAGAAGGCTAAATGTTACCGGATCTTGAAATGAACCTGAATTTGATCCAAAGCTTCCACTGGCACTTATGTTTGGTAAGCGCCCGAATAGAGATTGGGTTAACTCCGCTTGATTTAAATTTCGGTTTAATCCGTTTTGTTTTACCTGCAGGTTATTTGCTTTTGCATAATTAACAGCTTCTAATAATGACCAGGCGCCGTCATTACCATTTGTTGCTTGTGTTTGTTGTTGAGCCGAAACCCCCGAAGAGGCTGCAAGAGAAAGTCCAAGAGCGAGCAGCAGTATTTTGTTAGGCACTTTTTTCATAGTGTTATTTAATATTATAGGTCGATATTTGGGATGTAGATGATGTTTTTTATCCAGCTCAACTGCCTGAGATACTCCAGCGTAATAGGTTTTATTCCTGAATCCATTTCTAAAAATTGTCTTGCAAGTTCATTTTTACCTTTCCTCGACACACTCATGGTAGCAATGTTGCAGTCGTCGTGCGCTACAACAGAAGCTATAAAGGCAATGCTTCCTTTTACATCGTCTGCGTCTATAATGAGTGTGTGCTGGTTCGCAGAAAAGTTGGCAGTAAATCCATCTACTTCCACAATCTTGATAACACCGCCGCCCCTGCTTTGCCCTACAACTTCTACAGACCGGTCTCCCGCCTGAAGATTTAGTTTGATTGTATTCGGGTGCATGGTGGAGGCATTGCCAACAGATTTGAAGGTATATTGCAGCCCTCGCTCCTTTGCGTGAACAAAAGCATCTTTTATGCGCTTGTCATCTGTTTTAAAATCAAGTAAACCTGCTACTATAGCCCTGTCGCTGCCATGACCTTCATAGGTTCGGGCAAAAGAGTTATAAAATGTTATAGTTGCCTTCTCTGGTGCTGCCCCCAGCACCCGGATAGCAGCTCTCGCTATCCTCACCACGCCAGCCGTATGCGAACTGGATGGTCCGATCATCACGGGTCCGATCATATCAAATACACTACTTTTTTCAGCCATGTATGCAAGTTGCAGTGTAATATCGTAAA contains these protein-coding regions:
- the sdaAB gene encoding L-serine ammonia-lyase, iron-sulfur-dependent subunit beta; its protein translation is MAEKSSVFDMIGPVMIGPSSSHTAGVVRIARAAIRVLGAAPEKATITFYNSFARTYEGHGSDRAIVAGLLDFKTDDKRIKDAFVHAKERGLQYTFKSVGNASTMHPNTIKLNLQAGDRSVEVVGQSRGGGVIKIVEVDGFTANFSANQHTLIIDADDVKGSIAFIASVVAHDDCNIATMSVSRKGKNELARQFLEMDSGIKPITLEYLRQLSWIKNIIYIPNIDL